In a single window of the Desulfovibrio mangrovi genome:
- a CDS encoding sigma-54-dependent transcriptional regulator: MERIHIIDDRKDFCVAFTSMIKRMGYPCEVSNSISEGMQRLWDKPGELIFINGNLPEGSSLDYIGELSLSPGTPDVVVITANGNSDNAESAIRAGAWDYLVKPITYDKLEETVTRCLTHRAARRDYELKAVFDRGSIIGSSPRFEQVLQKLAIVSRSIGNVLLIGETGTGKELLAKAIHKNSDRADKAFIVVDCTNLPTTLAESILLGHAKGAFTDAKEASDGLFKQADGGTIFLDEIGDLDLSIQKSLLRVLQERSFRPLKSLKEVQSDFRVVAATNKNLTEMVEKGEFRRDLYYRLRTNVVEVPPLRERREDIEPLVRHFADYICEQLKMPEKKISQDFINAMEIYDFPGNVRDVINIMHTAVSNSFDVGMLYVHHLPREVRAFLMKHSLAGEETQNRGDVLDITPSDLYYGEDFPTIKEVRRQVVDQMESEYLNRLIERFGADVAALCNVSGMSRARLYELLSKHGMSLKK; the protein is encoded by the coding sequence ATGGAACGAATACACATCATAGACGATCGCAAGGATTTTTGCGTTGCATTCACATCCATGATCAAGCGCATGGGCTATCCTTGCGAGGTTTCCAATTCCATTAGTGAAGGTATGCAAAGGCTTTGGGATAAGCCTGGTGAACTTATCTTCATTAATGGGAATCTGCCGGAAGGCAGCTCCCTTGATTACATCGGTGAGCTTTCGCTTTCTCCGGGAACGCCGGATGTTGTTGTCATCACAGCCAACGGCAACAGCGATAATGCCGAATCGGCCATCCGTGCCGGCGCATGGGATTATCTGGTAAAACCCATTACCTATGACAAGCTGGAAGAAACGGTCACCCGTTGTCTGACTCATCGGGCCGCGCGAAGGGATTATGAACTGAAGGCCGTATTCGACAGGGGCAGCATTATCGGCAGCAGTCCCCGTTTCGAACAGGTATTGCAGAAGCTCGCAATCGTATCGCGCTCTATCGGTAATGTGTTGTTGATTGGGGAGACAGGCACCGGCAAGGAGCTTCTGGCCAAAGCCATTCATAAGAACAGCGACAGGGCTGATAAGGCCTTTATTGTGGTGGATTGCACCAATCTGCCGACAACCCTTGCCGAGAGCATTCTGCTGGGGCATGCCAAGGGCGCTTTTACCGACGCCAAGGAGGCCAGCGACGGTCTTTTCAAGCAGGCGGACGGCGGTACCATTTTTCTGGATGAGATAGGCGACCTTGATCTTTCCATCCAGAAGTCCCTGCTTCGAGTGTTGCAGGAACGTTCATTCAGGCCGCTGAAATCCCTCAAGGAAGTGCAGAGCGACTTCCGCGTTGTGGCGGCTACCAACAAGAATCTCACCGAGATGGTTGAAAAGGGCGAGTTCCGCAGGGATTTGTACTACCGTTTGAGAACCAACGTGGTTGAGGTGCCGCCTCTCAGGGAAAGAAGAGAGGATATTGAACCTCTTGTAAGACACTTTGCAGATTATATCTGCGAGCAGCTGAAGATGCCGGAGAAAAAGATTTCCCAGGATTTCATTAATGCCATGGAGATCTACGATTTTCCGGGGAATGTGCGCGATGTGATTAACATCATGCATACCGCTGTGAGCAATTCCTTTGATGTCGGCATGTTGTATGTACATCACCTGCCCAGAGAAGTGCGCGCCTTTCTCATGAAGCACTCTCTGGCGGGAGAGGAGACCCAGAACAGGGGCGATGTGCTGGATATCACCCCCTCGGATTTGTATTATGGGGAAGATTTCCCGACCATAAAGGAAGTCCGTCGGCAGGTGGTTGACCAGATGGAATCCGAGTATCTCAACAGACTTATTGAGCGATTTGGTGCTGATGTTGCGGCCCTGTGCAATGTGTCGGGTATGTCACGGGCACGGCTATATGAATTGCTGAGCAAACACGGCATGTCTCTTAAAAAATAG
- a CDS encoding glycosyltransferase: MRILEQEGFNTFPLFEPDPKQLFDNIRDGKLRFVDENTLDKMIDADVELFKSVRPDVVLTDGRFSARISTYIAKVPHAAIVNVSSTAYRANPYVPLFPSRTGDCAHHSPTCAAESTGWNRWLDNLNLWLEMAVFNMAMPAFSKRSRRYGLHRQATATNCLAGGDLTLLADTPEYFPTRCLPSHYHYVGPIVWNGTSPAPEWWQDMANAQDTRPLVFVSMGSTAIPALFETAFNMLDANGMRGVIATGGQKEDLPQDHPDIRVTPFIDGNHVLEKSAIVICHGGNGTIYQALGKGVPVIGIPTIPDQHFNMRRVEALGTGLTVTQKTFETSPTALHDAVQQILGSPRFSDNARTMQHIISTYDAPLLCAEHLEQLTESSGATA, translated from the coding sequence ATGCGGATACTTGAACAGGAAGGATTCAATACGTTCCCATTGTTCGAACCCGACCCAAAGCAGCTTTTCGACAACATACGTGACGGCAAGCTTCGCTTCGTTGATGAAAACACACTGGACAAAATGATTGACGCAGACGTGGAGCTCTTCAAATCCGTACGCCCGGATGTGGTTCTAACGGACGGCCGTTTTTCGGCCAGAATATCCACATACATTGCCAAGGTCCCCCATGCGGCCATCGTCAACGTCTCTTCAACAGCCTATCGCGCCAACCCGTATGTACCGCTGTTCCCCTCCCGCACCGGTGACTGCGCCCACCACTCACCAACCTGTGCCGCAGAATCTACAGGATGGAACAGGTGGCTGGACAATCTGAACCTCTGGCTGGAGATGGCGGTATTCAATATGGCCATGCCCGCCTTTTCCAAGCGCTCAAGGCGATACGGACTGCACAGGCAGGCAACAGCAACAAACTGCCTTGCGGGGGGCGACCTGACCCTGCTGGCAGATACCCCTGAATACTTCCCGACACGATGCCTGCCGTCCCATTACCACTACGTGGGTCCCATTGTATGGAACGGTACGTCTCCCGCCCCAGAGTGGTGGCAGGACATGGCAAACGCTCAGGATACAAGGCCGCTTGTCTTTGTCAGCATGGGTTCCACCGCCATTCCGGCGCTGTTTGAAACAGCCTTCAACATGCTTGATGCCAACGGCATGCGCGGCGTTATCGCGACCGGCGGCCAGAAGGAGGATCTGCCTCAGGATCATCCGGATATCCGGGTCACACCATTCATAGACGGTAATCATGTGCTGGAGAAAAGCGCCATAGTCATCTGCCATGGCGGAAACGGCACCATCTATCAGGCGCTTGGCAAGGGCGTTCCCGTAATCGGTATTCCCACAATTCCGGATCAGCACTTCAACATGCGCAGAGTGGAAGCGCTCGGCACAGGGCTGACAGTCACACAAAAGACATTCGAGACATCCCCAACGGCCCTGCATGATGCCGTCCAGCAGATTCTCGGCTCGCCACGATTCAGCGACAACGCCCGCACGATGCAACACATCATTTCAACTTATGATGCTCCCCTGCTCTGTGCGGAACATCTGGAGCAACTGACTGAAAGTTCCGGGGCGACCGCGTAA
- a CDS encoding PEP-CTERM sorting domain-containing protein: MKKLIATIAVALMVLAGSLSAHAQIFFDPTGGGGGIEITGFDWAPGAGVAKDSVIFSAEDSWTWDSDVYLQSTLSNLLTPGGLASLDPAYEINAIAGFSETGTYYTLPGLSFASFDLLPSDLNYFEVYIDTAGSLDHTTDGTLILSGHFTSLGTSTYSTAGDIVPYLDNYPNGTLAQPDVAAMEGGGGTKANMLIDFLADGYFTLDEETLAALLAQSLFITLDFVGTQSVPFTHIDPPDGIETLAGGTIPIDYLLLAGNGDYAHINGYPNGDGSPGDFAFEVDGASSFGTVPEPATILLSGLGLLVLGFFCRRNQVA; this comes from the coding sequence ATGAAAAAGCTAATCGCTACAATCGCAGTTGCGTTGATGGTCCTCGCGGGGAGCTTATCAGCCCATGCGCAAATTTTCTTTGACCCGACCGGTGGCGGAGGCGGTATTGAAATCACCGGTTTTGACTGGGCTCCTGGCGCAGGTGTGGCAAAGGACTCTGTAATTTTCAGCGCAGAAGATAGCTGGACATGGGATTCGGATGTATATCTGCAGTCCACCCTGTCGAACCTCCTGACTCCCGGTGGTTTGGCAAGTCTTGATCCAGCATATGAGATCAACGCAATAGCTGGGTTCTCGGAAACCGGAACCTATTATACCCTGCCCGGCTTGAGCTTTGCTTCTTTTGATCTGCTCCCTTCCGATCTTAACTACTTTGAAGTGTATATCGACACCGCGGGCAGCCTCGACCACACCACTGATGGAACGCTTATCCTCAGCGGACATTTTACCAGCCTCGGCACCTCCACTTACTCCACCGCCGGCGACATCGTTCCTTACCTTGACAACTACCCTAACGGCACCCTTGCACAGCCCGATGTCGCGGCCATGGAAGGTGGCGGTGGTACAAAGGCCAATATGCTCATCGACTTCCTTGCTGACGGCTACTTCACCCTTGATGAAGAAACCCTTGCTGCCCTTCTTGCCCAGTCTCTCTTCATCACTCTGGACTTTGTCGGAACGCAGAGTGTCCCCTTCACTCACATCGATCCCCCCGATGGCATCGAGACTCTGGCTGGCGGCACGATCCCCATTGACTACCTCCTGCTGGCTGGCAACGGTGATTACGCCCACATCAACGGTTACCCCAACGGGGACGGCAGCCCCGGCGACTTTGCCTTCGAAGTTGATGGCGCAAGCTCCTTCGGCACCGTTCCTGAACCTGCAACCATCCTGCTCAGCGGCCTCGGCCTGCTCGTACTGGGCTTCTTCTGCCGCAGGAATCAGGTTGCCTAG
- a CDS encoding CAAX prenyl protease-related protein: protein MNFPKYLPRVAPFAVYMLFVATSEIIALIPATSSLLSPESQTLLYPVKITCALATLFFFYRHCNEIRWRELSQLRQSSLSISLGIAVFGLWIYLTQPWAVLSIPQTSFTPQAVPEGVPRTALIAVRLAGAALVVPIIEELFWRSFLIRYLQKADFTSLPIGTISPLTFFGTALLFALEHHSVAAGFLAGLAYNTIYWRTRSIAQCILSHAVTNLLLGLYVIRYEQWWFW, encoded by the coding sequence ATGAACTTCCCGAAATACCTTCCGCGCGTAGCCCCTTTCGCGGTGTACATGCTCTTTGTGGCAACCAGCGAGATCATCGCCCTGATTCCAGCCACGTCATCCCTGCTTTCGCCGGAAAGCCAGACACTGCTGTATCCTGTTAAAATAACCTGCGCCTTGGCAACTCTTTTCTTTTTCTACAGACATTGCAATGAAATCCGATGGAGAGAACTCTCTCAGCTGAGGCAGTCCTCATTAAGCATTTCACTCGGCATAGCGGTGTTCGGACTATGGATTTATCTGACCCAGCCCTGGGCCGTCCTGTCCATACCGCAGACCAGCTTCACGCCACAGGCCGTCCCTGAAGGCGTTCCACGAACAGCCCTCATTGCTGTACGCCTTGCAGGAGCTGCTCTGGTTGTTCCGATAATCGAAGAACTCTTCTGGCGCTCATTTCTCATCCGCTATCTGCAGAAAGCAGATTTCACTTCCCTCCCCATTGGTACCATCTCTCCGCTGACCTTCTTCGGCACAGCCCTCCTCTTTGCACTGGAACACCACTCCGTGGCTGCGGGCTTTCTCGCCGGACTGGCATACAATACCATCTACTGGCGAACACGCAGCATTGCCCAGTGTATTCTCTCGCACGCCGTAACCAACCTGCTGCTGGGACTCTATGTCATCCGGTACGAGCAGTGGTGGTTCTGGTAG
- a CDS encoding HlyD family secretion protein, whose protein sequence is MKALVIILLSLFAAGAGYVYLDRHMAAASEVKLPVTPAAQHIAVADNSFIVASGVVEPVSEELELSFELSGLIEEVLVSEGESVKAGQLLARLKQDSYLAKVENARAENSISETEYRKQISGGRQQERNEAWAAVKQAKMIMEQNLREAKSRDALQKNDHIATEEVYRAWKEYYVAKEAHKEAQARFELADRPFRSEDIKKAAFSVNASKARLHEAEAELAKTRLTAPIAGTVLRLLRQGGEAVSILFDSPVIALGDISTLNIRAEVDEKDIGHLRVGLPAYATATAFGEQRFPGRITRISQIMGRKKIFSGDPAETMDRKVLEIIVTLDAPGPLVSGLRMDVFISATP, encoded by the coding sequence ATGAAAGCCTTAGTGATCATCCTCTTATCCCTGTTCGCAGCCGGAGCCGGATATGTTTATCTGGACAGGCACATGGCTGCCGCGTCAGAGGTGAAATTGCCAGTCACGCCCGCAGCGCAGCATATAGCGGTCGCCGACAACTCTTTCATCGTTGCCTCAGGCGTTGTTGAACCTGTTTCAGAAGAACTTGAGCTTTCCTTCGAGCTCAGCGGACTGATTGAAGAAGTGCTTGTATCCGAAGGCGAGAGCGTCAAGGCGGGGCAGTTGCTGGCCCGACTGAAGCAGGATTCCTACCTTGCCAAGGTTGAGAATGCCCGGGCCGAAAACAGTATTTCCGAAACGGAATACCGCAAACAGATCTCCGGCGGCAGACAGCAGGAACGAAATGAAGCATGGGCCGCTGTGAAGCAGGCCAAAATGATAATGGAGCAGAATCTGCGGGAAGCAAAGAGCAGAGACGCCCTTCAGAAAAATGACCATATTGCGACCGAAGAAGTCTACAGAGCGTGGAAGGAATACTATGTAGCCAAAGAAGCCCACAAGGAAGCCCAGGCCCGATTTGAACTGGCCGACCGGCCTTTCCGCTCCGAAGACATCAAAAAGGCGGCATTTTCCGTAAATGCCAGCAAAGCCCGCCTGCACGAGGCTGAAGCCGAACTGGCAAAGACACGATTGACCGCCCCCATAGCAGGCACGGTGCTTCGACTGCTGCGTCAAGGCGGCGAGGCGGTTTCCATATTGTTTGACAGTCCCGTCATAGCGCTTGGCGACATAAGCACGCTGAATATCCGGGCAGAGGTGGACGAAAAGGACATCGGCCATCTGCGGGTTGGCCTGCCCGCCTACGCAACGGCAACGGCCTTTGGCGAGCAGCGTTTTCCCGGGAGAATAACCCGCATCAGCCAGATAATGGGACGAAAGAAAATCTTTTCAGGTGATCCCGCAGAAACCATGGACAGAAAGGTTCTGGAGATCATTGTGACGCTGGATGCCCCCGGCCCGCTGGTAAGCGGCCTTCGCATGGACGTGTTCATCTCCGCAACACCATAA
- a CDS encoding ABC transporter ATP-binding protein, translating to MQTVLIADNISKSFTTGTTVHHALKNVSLTVSKGEIVMLMGPSGSGKTTLLSIMGGILSPTSGEITIAGHPMTGVSSSRKAQLRLQHIGFIFQEYNLFPSLSALQNVQVALALRGESGKKAKDEAAMHLQSVGLGDKLENHPSKLSGGQKQRLAIARALAGNPTLMLADEPTAALDSENGTIIMNLLRKLAREHNRAVVIVTHDNRITEFADRILRIEDGHLIGPDYDDTTNPLARTAPQQCKATGGDKA from the coding sequence ATGCAGACAGTTCTCATCGCGGACAACATAAGTAAAAGCTTCACGACAGGGACCACTGTCCACCACGCCCTGAAAAACGTGAGTCTCACTGTGAGCAAAGGGGAAATCGTCATGCTCATGGGGCCCTCCGGAAGCGGCAAGACCACCCTGCTCTCCATCATGGGCGGCATCCTCAGCCCGACGTCAGGAGAAATTACCATCGCGGGCCACCCCATGACCGGCGTATCCTCATCCCGAAAAGCGCAACTGCGGCTGCAGCATATCGGCTTCATCTTTCAGGAGTACAATCTATTTCCCAGCCTTTCAGCCCTGCAGAATGTCCAGGTAGCGCTGGCACTGAGAGGAGAGAGCGGCAAGAAAGCCAAGGATGAGGCAGCCATGCATCTGCAGAGCGTGGGGCTCGGCGATAAACTGGAAAACCACCCGTCCAAACTAAGCGGCGGACAAAAGCAGCGGCTTGCCATAGCCCGTGCGCTTGCAGGCAACCCCACGCTTATGCTCGCCGACGAACCAACGGCCGCACTGGACTCGGAGAATGGCACAATCATCATGAACCTGCTGAGAAAGCTTGCCCGCGAACATAACCGCGCGGTCGTGATTGTGACCCATGACAACCGGATAACGGAGTTCGCAGACAGGATTTTACGCATCGAAGACGGGCACCTCATCGGTCCCGACTACGACGACACCACGAATCCGCTTGCCCGCACAGCACCTCAGCAATGCAAAGCGACCGGAGGAGATAAAGCATGA
- a CDS encoding ABC transporter permease produces the protein MISTIAWQNLFHDKIRLSVTLIGIVFAVVLITVQVGLFLGFVDTISGVIRHSGADVWVASKGVKNFDIAMPMSEGKLYEVRSVSGVAKASPMIVHFALWKKKGGGQESIEVVGFDMTTGLGGPWNLIQGHTEMLDAADTVFLDHLYLERLGVERIGQEAEIEGKRARVVGLTSGIRSFTTSPYVFTAFKNAPKYTPVTPEQLTYVLVKAEKGLSPETLRDRIRQQVPHVDVFTSAEFAKKTEHYWMFSTGAGVSLLLAALLGFIVGMVVVAQTLYATTLDHMAEFATLKAMGAPNSFIYKILILQAIISASLGYGCGMIICMYIVKLNTGGDAAILLPQDVALGMLGLTIIMCVTASFISIRKVTTIDPAIVFKGR, from the coding sequence ATGATTTCCACGATCGCCTGGCAAAACCTCTTCCACGACAAAATCCGGCTATCAGTCACACTGATAGGCATCGTCTTCGCTGTCGTCCTCATTACGGTTCAGGTCGGATTGTTTCTGGGGTTCGTGGACACCATCTCCGGAGTCATCAGACACAGCGGGGCAGACGTATGGGTTGCTTCCAAGGGAGTGAAGAACTTCGACATCGCCATGCCCATGAGCGAGGGCAAACTGTATGAGGTCAGATCCGTCTCCGGAGTCGCCAAGGCCAGCCCCATGATTGTCCACTTCGCGTTATGGAAAAAGAAGGGGGGCGGACAGGAATCCATCGAAGTTGTCGGGTTTGACATGACAACGGGACTGGGTGGCCCATGGAACCTGATTCAAGGACATACGGAAATGCTTGATGCCGCGGATACGGTATTTCTGGATCACCTGTACCTTGAACGCCTCGGCGTGGAACGCATCGGACAGGAAGCGGAAATCGAAGGAAAAAGAGCCAGAGTGGTGGGATTGACCTCCGGCATACGCTCCTTCACCACATCCCCCTACGTGTTCACGGCATTCAAGAACGCCCCCAAGTACACCCCTGTCACCCCTGAACAGCTGACCTATGTTCTGGTTAAAGCGGAAAAAGGTCTTTCACCGGAAACGCTGAGGGACAGAATCAGGCAGCAAGTGCCACATGTGGATGTTTTCACCTCCGCGGAATTTGCGAAGAAAACGGAGCACTACTGGATGTTCAGCACCGGAGCGGGCGTGTCGCTTCTTCTGGCCGCTCTGCTGGGCTTCATCGTTGGCATGGTGGTCGTAGCGCAAACCCTCTACGCCACAACGCTCGACCACATGGCGGAATTCGCCACGCTCAAGGCAATGGGCGCTCCAAACAGCTTCATCTACAAGATACTCATTCTGCAGGCCATCATCAGCGCATCGCTGGGATACGGCTGCGGCATGATCATCTGCATGTATATCGTCAAGCTCAACACCGGCGGTGATGCTGCCATTCTGCTGCCGCAGGACGTGGCTCTCGGCATGCTCGGCCTCACCATCATCATGTGCGTGACCGCCTCGTTCATATCCATTCGCAAGGTCACGACCATTGATCCTGCAATCGTATTCAAGGGGCGTTGA
- a CDS encoding tetratricopeptide repeat protein, which yields MAFFRTILCALIILPLFVSGCAGDSSKDFFKEGEQLLKDGNSGGAIVLFKSALDLDPGYYDARLKLGIAYMYSGKPEQAEKELQKAFHQKQDDPALLIAMARLYTAWNKGEEALVPLKRLENLSKVNAESEELLGLAKAILRDKPEAIAAFKRSLEIDPKRQSARLALARYYFFQQMYDDSRSELSLLTEEAPDDVGVLKLAVDLEMKVGTAETQMVALRNMLKVKPQDVYGRYWVGVLLLREGDLNGSQAMLASMKQDAPEDYYTRMLEGVLAFREGDYLTALNQFQKCVAIRPTYDAYFKLGVAANAKGDVETALSHFQVIVDYWPNDEAARRMIATILMRQGRLEEAEQVTEKLVEINPENVWANFMLGNTLMARGELDKAEQAFDAAIAKEPGMVLAHLRKGAIYKAKGETKAVQSSLESAVDGAPDNLLARTALANFHIQRRNLKEARKVLEGGLGAGGSSDAQVYNQLASLDIAERNKVEAIKHLDRAIKADSKFEPTYFDKVNLYLADGKQEKALAELDTLLAVNPESVRGLIASAALLDVLGRDDAAEARLLKARSISHQPMALELIAVRYLRMGRTDEALATLSSAEGGPGSEPLVNLRANILMNSNKPDEALKVYESVASTMPILSRAGTYRIYSQTKQYDKALVVAREIETFARTPAEAQLGIIFASRSLEQQGKSKEAFEGLEQAYKATPSPELLLEQAAMSTRQKNFEKAETYLSACIKRYDDYAPAKSALGNLYILKGQREEAIKVYEGLVQGGAADLTVLNNLAMLYIDSNSNKEQALRIAYAAYMKAPANPAVLDTLGVVLLGNNRAADAVRVFQRAIAIVPDQPSLRYQLGRALAAAGKVAEAKKELKSALEMGTFPESDKARKLMGELNKS from the coding sequence ATGGCTTTCTTCCGAACTATCCTTTGTGCTCTTATTATCCTGCCCCTGTTTGTCTCCGGTTGCGCCGGCGACAGCAGCAAGGATTTTTTCAAAGAAGGGGAACAACTGCTCAAGGACGGGAATTCCGGAGGGGCCATAGTTCTGTTCAAGAGTGCCCTTGACCTGGATCCGGGGTATTACGATGCCCGTTTGAAGCTGGGGATTGCGTACATGTACAGCGGCAAACCCGAGCAGGCAGAGAAGGAGTTGCAGAAAGCGTTTCACCAGAAACAGGATGATCCGGCCCTGCTGATTGCCATGGCTCGTTTGTATACAGCCTGGAATAAGGGGGAAGAAGCGCTCGTCCCGTTGAAGCGTCTTGAGAACCTCTCCAAGGTCAATGCCGAGAGCGAGGAGTTGCTCGGTCTGGCCAAGGCCATTCTGCGTGATAAGCCGGAGGCCATAGCGGCGTTTAAGCGTTCTCTTGAGATTGACCCCAAGCGTCAGTCGGCCCGGTTGGCGCTGGCCCGTTATTACTTCTTCCAGCAGATGTATGATGATTCGCGTTCCGAGCTTTCCCTGCTGACCGAGGAAGCGCCTGACGATGTTGGCGTCCTCAAGCTTGCGGTTGATCTCGAAATGAAGGTCGGCACCGCGGAAACCCAGATGGTTGCCTTGCGCAATATGCTCAAGGTCAAGCCTCAGGATGTCTATGGCAGGTACTGGGTTGGCGTTCTGCTCCTGCGTGAAGGAGACTTGAACGGTTCACAGGCGATGCTCGCTTCCATGAAGCAGGATGCGCCTGAAGATTATTATACCCGAATGCTCGAAGGGGTTCTTGCTTTCAGGGAAGGTGATTACCTCACCGCTTTGAACCAGTTCCAGAAATGTGTGGCCATACGGCCAACCTATGATGCCTATTTCAAGTTGGGCGTCGCCGCTAATGCCAAGGGGGATGTCGAGACGGCACTCAGTCATTTTCAGGTTATCGTGGACTACTGGCCCAACGACGAGGCTGCCCGTCGCATGATTGCGACGATACTCATGAGGCAGGGGCGTCTTGAAGAGGCCGAACAGGTTACCGAAAAGCTGGTGGAAATTAACCCGGAGAACGTCTGGGCCAACTTCATGCTCGGGAACACCCTGATGGCCAGAGGCGAACTGGATAAGGCTGAACAGGCCTTTGATGCTGCCATTGCCAAGGAGCCGGGGATGGTTCTGGCCCACTTGCGCAAGGGGGCTATCTACAAGGCCAAGGGTGAGACAAAGGCCGTGCAGAGTTCTCTGGAGTCCGCTGTTGATGGTGCGCCTGATAATCTGCTGGCCAGAACGGCCTTGGCTAACTTCCATATACAGCGTCGGAACCTCAAGGAAGCTCGAAAGGTATTGGAAGGCGGGTTGGGTGCCGGCGGTTCTTCCGATGCGCAGGTGTACAACCAGCTTGCCTCGCTGGATATCGCTGAACGAAATAAGGTTGAGGCGATAAAGCATCTCGATAGGGCGATCAAGGCCGATTCCAAGTTCGAACCTACCTATTTTGACAAGGTCAATCTGTATCTCGCAGACGGGAAACAGGAAAAGGCCTTGGCCGAGCTGGACACGTTGCTGGCGGTGAATCCTGAATCCGTCAGGGGACTGATTGCCTCAGCAGCCCTTTTGGACGTTCTGGGGCGGGATGATGCGGCTGAAGCGCGATTGCTGAAGGCCCGTTCCATTTCCCACCAGCCCATGGCGTTGGAACTGATAGCCGTTCGCTATCTGCGCATGGGGCGCACGGATGAAGCTCTGGCTACGCTTTCCTCTGCGGAAGGCGGGCCGGGTTCCGAGCCGCTTGTCAATCTGCGGGCGAATATCCTCATGAATTCCAACAAGCCGGATGAAGCTCTGAAAGTGTATGAGTCTGTTGCCAGCACCATGCCTATTCTTTCCCGTGCCGGAACGTACCGGATTTACAGCCAGACCAAGCAGTATGACAAGGCTCTGGTTGTTGCCCGGGAAATTGAAACCTTTGCCAGGACACCCGCAGAGGCTCAACTGGGCATCATCTTCGCCAGCCGTTCTCTTGAGCAGCAAGGAAAGAGCAAGGAAGCCTTTGAAGGACTTGAACAGGCTTACAAGGCGACACCTTCTCCCGAGTTGCTGCTTGAGCAAGCTGCCATGAGCACACGCCAGAAGAACTTTGAGAAGGCGGAAACGTATCTTTCGGCCTGTATCAAGCGATATGACGATTATGCGCCCGCCAAGAGCGCATTGGGTAACCTGTATATTCTGAAGGGACAGAGAGAAGAGGCAATCAAGGTGTACGAGGGGCTGGTGCAGGGCGGTGCCGCAGACCTCACCGTGCTGAACAATCTGGCCATGCTGTACATCGACTCGAACAGCAACAAGGAACAGGCTCTCAGAATCGCCTATGCCGCATACATGAAGGCTCCTGCCAATCCTGCAGTGCTTGATACGCTGGGTGTGGTGCTTCTGGGCAACAACAGGGCTGCCGATGCTGTTCGGGTGTTCCAACGGGCTATTGCCA